Below is a genomic region from Isosphaeraceae bacterium EP7.
CTTGCGGGGAGCCCATGCTCCTTGCAAATGACGAGGTTGTATTTCGCCTCGACCTCGGGGTGACAGAGTGTGCAGATATCCTCGGGAATATTCCCGTGCTCTTTGCAGAGCATGAGTGTCTTCTGGAGTTCAACGTGGCAGATCGTGCAGAACTTCTCCGGCACCCCGTGTTCGTTGCAGAACAGGCCGGCGTCCTCCGCCTTGGTCGCCGTAGGGATCGGACGTGCCCACGAGGGGAGGCGAGCGGGATCAATCCGCGCCTGGACCGGCATCCAGCCCGGTCGCAGAACAGAAATCGCGACGCACACGGTCGTGAGGACGAGCGCAGCCGCGAACCCAAGAATCAATGGGCGTTTCATCAAACGAACTCCCGCTGCTGGTAGAAACGGTCGAGACCGACGCCGTTCACCCCGGAATGATCCGGGACGTGACGGGCTCAGATCTGAATGAATGGGGGATTGACCGTGCGCCCGCGGGGGCGTGCTCGAGGAGTCTGCGGAGTAAGTCCGAAGAGTGTCCCGAAAGGTCTGCCTCGCCCGATTTCAGCAGCGGAAATTCTGGAGGAGTGCCCGCACCGTCGACGAGCTTCCCCAGCCCGCGAGGCCCGTGGGAGAGCCATCGGGGGTCAGGTTTGCGTGCGGGTGGGGCAGGGGCCGGGCGGGGCCGAATGAGAATTCGTCCAGCCAGTGGGACTCGATCGCGAAGGTCAGGTCGGGGACGCGGACGTCGGGCGACTGGACGGCACCCCGGCAAACGCAGTCGTCCGATTCCTCGGGGCAATGGGCCGGGGCCGGTGCGTCCGCCTTTCCAGAGGCGTGCTCCTGATGCGCATCATGGCAGGCCTCGGCCAGCCCGCAGAGCAGCGGACAGGCCAGGATGATGCCGATCAGGATTACCATCGTGGCGACACGCAACGTGGACGACCCTCTCTTCTCGAAGACGAACCAACTCTCATCTTAGCTCAGGGCCAATCGCGGTCAAGCGGGCCTTCATCCGTATTGATCATCGGCGATATCCCCCCGCTTCTCCATCTTACGGTCTCCCGGCAAGTTCAGCGAAGCGGCGGACCGGCCAGGGGAGTGCCGTCGGTGTCGAGGATCTGGAAGTGGTGAATTCCCGGCATTCCCCGGCCCTGATGGGTCCAGACGAGCCGCTTGTCGCGCGTGACCTCGCTGAGCTTGACGTCATCCGGGCCCGCATGGTGGCTGGTGATGACGGTATTCCCGTTGGGGAGCCGCTGGACACCGCATGCGTCGTTAATCGGTCGACCGGGCAGATCGTCATTCGTCACCTGCCAGACAATCTTGCCCGACGGGGCGACCTCGATGACCAGGTTGCCGAGCGTGCATCCGATCAGGGTGTTCCCATCGGGCAGGCGGATGGCCGTGAACGGCATGTCGGGCGTGGCAACTTCCCAGATCACCTCGCCCTTGGCGGTGTACTCGCGGACGACCTTATCCAGCAACTGAGGGACGAGGTAATTGCCGTTGGACAGCTTGCGGGCCATCCGGGTCTGTAGGTGATGGTCCTTTGTCTGCGCCTTCAACGGCACCTCGACGACCACCTTCCCCGAACGGTCGACCTCGATCAGGCGTGGGTGATCGCCGGCCTCGCTCACGAGGATCCGACCACCGCCGACGTCCTGGACGGTGTTGACCTCGGACTGCGTCCCCTTGAACGCGAAGAGAATCTTGCCGTCGGGCGTGACCTCGACCGCCGAGCCACCGGGTTCGTCCGCGTTCTTGTTGAGGGCAAGCAGAAGGTTGCCGCCCTGCAAGACCCAGCCGTCGCGAGATGGGCGTGGGTAGGTCCAGGTCGCATGACCGTCGGCATCAAGGATGTACGTCTTTCCGCCCATTGCCAGCAAGCCGTGGCGGATCGGCTTCGGATCCTCGGCCAAGGCAGGGACCGTGGAGGCGGCGATCAGGAGGAGAAGTGTCCGCATCGGCCTGAACATGGGTCTATTCGCCATCGGAGCGTTCTCTTTTGACAAGACGGATCGTGCACGCCCCGAAGGATACCCGACGAGAGTGGCGAACACCCGCACGACCCCGGGCCTAGAGTCGGACCCGCAGGCCGAGTCGGGCCAGCAACCCCGCCGCGCCGCAGACGAAGACGGCCATCGCCGCCGATCCTCCGACGACCGCCCAGGGGTCTGGCGACCCGGTGTAGCCGAGAATGGCCGATCCGAATCCGGCGAGTCCGATGAGCCAGATGGTGATCGGGTGGAGGAAGTAGGCGAGCAGCGGATTCGCGCCGGCCGGCCGGAAGAGGAATGTCCAGGCGCGGAACCCCGCGACGTCGATGATCGCAAACAGGAGGATCCAGGCCGATGTTGCGATCGCGGCCGACCAGAAGCACCAGGTCGGTGTCGCGCCGATCTTGTTGATTCCTTCGAACGTGTCGGTCAGTGCTCCGGCAAGGACGAGGCCGACCACGAACGTCGAAGCCCAGGCGATCCGTTCCTTGTGCGACCTGACGGTGCTATCTCGACGCAGGATCGAGCCGAGGAGGCACCCGGCCATTGTCACCGCGGCGAGCGAGCCGGTCGCGTCGCCCAGCCCGACGTACCCCTGAATCCCGTCGAATCCTCGCGCGAGCAGGTCGACCGCGCCTCGAACTGGGTCGAGCCAGGCCTTGTCGTCGACCCGGTCGAACAGACCACGGTCGTGGGTCGCCAGGTGCAACATCATGAGCAGGCCCATCGCGCCCATCAACCACTCGCGTCGAGAACCGATCAGGAGGGTCAGCAGCGCCACTGTCAGATAGGCCCAGCCGATCAGGCCGAGGATGCCCCACCACGAGGTCCGGAGCCAGACCCAGCCGTCCACGGCCCCGTAAAATGGCAGTGATGTCGACTCTGGCGAGCGCCGGTAGATCGCCAGCAAGCCGATCATGCCCGCCACGCCCAGCACTTTCAGGCCAAGTAGGATGTTCCGCTTCGGGCCGTGGTTTCGAGGCAGGGAGCACCAGGCCAGGATCACGCTGAGGAAGGCGAGCAGGCCCCAGATACGGCCGCCTAGCGTCGTGTCGTCGTCATGATTCAGCTCGATGACGCCCAGCAGCAGAAGGCTGGCGGACCTGCCAAGGATGTGTCGAAGCTGTTGCCAACGAGAGGCGCCCAACTCGGCGGCCCTTTCGAATGCCAGCGGGATTGAGACCCCGACGATAAACAGAAACGACGGGAAGACGATGTCCGCCAAGGTCATCCCATCGGCCCTGGGCGGCCTGATATGGTGGAGCCACGAGGGCGCGGCGCGTCCCAAGTCGTTGACGAAGATCATCAGGAAGATGGTCAGCCCGCGAAGTACATCGACAGAGTCAACTCGAAGCCCCGGCCTCACGCCTGTGAGCGGTGCGTCGAGGACCACCACCGGCCCGCGGTCCACGTCTTGCTCGTCCATCTTCGCCGGAATCGTCGTCATATCCATCCCTCGAATCGAGGCATCGTGGGCGGGAATCCGCCAGGCGAAGGGGGCATCTCAGTTCGCCAGTGCGCGAGGCCCGGCGATCGGAAAGTCACCGAGATGTCGTCCCCAACTTCCGCGCCCGTCAGGGAGCATGGTACCTCGGCCGCGGCCCCGAAGGCATGATGCAGACGGTCATTCCCACTCTTCACCCTCCCGGCTCCATCCGCCGAAACCGAAAGATCGTCCGAGTCTGAGACGTACTGGACCAGGTCGACGCATCGGCCCCTCACCACTTGCGAAAGTCACGGATCAACCGTCCTCGCCGGGAGTTTCTCCCCACTCGCATGATGAGCATTTCGAGAGGGAGGTTCATGCGAAGATGTCGTGCATCAGGCGAAACCGGGCTGTAGACTCTTTGAATGCGTGTCCAGGCCGAGACTCGATCTCGAGTCTCCGACTGGGGTGAGGACAGACGGCTCCATCCGACACGTCCCAGGTGCCTGCCCATCGGAGCTTGGAATCATGATTCGATGGGGAGCGAGAATCGGTCTCGGCATTCTGTCCCTGCTCATGGTCGGCGTCGCCCCCACGCACGGTGCCGATCGAAGGTCGGAAGTTCCCCCGGCCCCGCTCGGGTCGCCCGAGGATCGCGAGTCAATCCGCCGGTTCGCGAATTTCTACTGCGTCTCGTGCCACGACGGCGACGAGAAGGCCGGCGGGCTGGACCTTGTTCCCAT
It encodes:
- a CDS encoding DUF5009 domain-containing protein produces the protein MTTIPAKMDEQDVDRGPVVVLDAPLTGVRPGLRVDSVDVLRGLTIFLMIFVNDLGRAAPSWLHHIRPPRADGMTLADIVFPSFLFIVGVSIPLAFERAAELGASRWQQLRHILGRSASLLLLGVIELNHDDDTTLGGRIWGLLAFLSVILAWCSLPRNHGPKRNILLGLKVLGVAGMIGLLAIYRRSPESTSLPFYGAVDGWVWLRTSWWGILGLIGWAYLTVALLTLLIGSRREWLMGAMGLLMMLHLATHDRGLFDRVDDKAWLDPVRGAVDLLARGFDGIQGYVGLGDATGSLAAVTMAGCLLGSILRRDSTVRSHKERIAWASTFVVGLVLAGALTDTFEGINKIGATPTWCFWSAAIATSAWILLFAIIDVAGFRAWTFLFRPAGANPLLAYFLHPITIWLIGLAGFGSAILGYTGSPDPWAVVGGSAAMAVFVCGAAGLLARLGLRVRL